A stretch of DNA from Thermogemmatispora onikobensis:
TCCTCGAAGGCCAGCGGCTCCATGACATCCATGACCTGGAAGTGGACGTTGTCCAGGCCCCGTGAGCGGGCCTGAGTGGTGGCATACTCGACGACCGCCAGGCTGAGGTCAACGCCGATCAGGGTGGCCCGCGGGAAGCAGAAGGCCAGTTCCAGCAGCCAGCCGCCCGGGCCACAGGCCAGGTCGAGGACGCGGCCCGTCTCAGGGAGGCTGATCTCCTCCTCGGGCAACAGGCCGCCCAGCGTCTCGGTGAGCAGACGATCCTGCTGCATGAGGCGGGCCAGCTCCCCAGGGTTCTCCGCGTCTATGATGTAGGTCGAGCGTCCGCGCTGCCGGCGGAAGGAACTCGGACGAGACGGGTCATCCAGCGCACTCATGGGTGTCTCCTTTCTGGGGTGGCAGGGCGCAGGGGCCAGGCCGACCCCACGGGCAGCAGGGGCAGGCGACCCGCTCGCTCGGCCTCAAGCGCCTGCCGGATGAGGGGGGCATGGCCGAGAAAGAGCGGGTGCCGCTCCGGAGCGGTTACGAGGAGCATCTCCAGACCCAGGACCTTGCTGGCAGGACCGGGCCGGGCGGCGTTGACCTGGAGCAGGTCCAGCCCGATGGCGAAACGGGCATCATGCTCACGAAGCGGCATGGCATGCACCTCCATCGGGCTGGGGTGGCTCGCAGGCGCTCCAGGTCTGTGGCTGGCGGGGGCCCCTGCCGCGCTGAGTTCAAGCTCGGGAGCAAGCGGGGCGAGATAGTGATTATTACTCAGAGTGCGATACAGGGCATGGTGCTGGTAATTGAGCCGCTGGTCTTCCAGGGGATCTTTGGGTAAGATATAGGGAACATCAGCCAGATACTGGCGCTGCGTGAGGAGAGGTGAACCCTCTGGAGAGATGTGAGTGGTGGCTGTCACCGGAGTAGCCGGGCCTGGCGTGAGGGCCACACGGACCCGGGCGTGACGGCCTGCGAGCAGCTTATGTAGTAGGCCCATAGCGGGTCTCCTTCCTTATTTCTTTGGCAAGGATGATCTGCCTCTCGCCCCTGATGGACAGTTGACAATCGTTGCCCACATCGGGACAGAGACGTGCTGCAGGATCTAGCGTTTCCTCATGACACTGGCTGATATCATGGCCGCCTTCGCTTGCCGGATGTAGGGCAGGCGAAGAGCATACTTGTATCGATCATCGCCGTTGATAGATCGTGCTGGAATCCAACGGATTTCCACCAGTGTGCTATTGAAAAGAAGTATAGAAGGTGAAATTAAAAATAACATCCAAAGTGGATGCTCAGTGAGTAATCATGTTGTTCCTTGCTTGCTGTCACTGTTGCTCTTAGAAGAGAAAGCTAGCGGGGGAAATGAAAAGCAAGCTTATCTGACTCTTGCGGCGCTGATAATGAAAGGAGATGTGCCGCTTCCTATTGTTTCAGCAAGCAGGCTGCTTATGTAGAACAAGCTGATTGTTCGCTTAGGGAGGGCAGTGAAAGCAGTTATAGGTTGCGAAGACGGGGTTACTAAGTGTTTCCCTCTTTTTCAGGGCTGGAGATATGAGGATGTGAAGATACGGGAAGGAAACAAAAGAGCAGCATACTACAGGTCAGGTATGCTGCTCGGGGGACAGGCATACGATGTTGGCGATGGACTCAGGTGAGGGTGAGCAGCTCGCGCAGCTCGCGCAGGCGCTGCTCGCCGGGGAAGGCGGCGCAGAGGGCGATGTAGGCCTGGCGAGCCTCGGCTAGGCGCTGCTGGCTCTGGAGCTGCCTGGCGCCGGCGAGGCCGGCCTGCCATTTCTCCAGGCACCAGTCGAGCCGGCGTGGCTGGTCGTCGCGGCTGGCTTCGATCAGGACGGCCAGCAAGAGGGCTTCCGCGCGGCCAAGAGGCGTCACCGTTCCCTGTTGATAGTGCTGCTCGATCTGCTCGCAGGCTGCTAATGCTTCCTGCGACAAACCTAACTCCCTATGCATGTAGGCATCGTCGAGCAGCAGATCGCTCAAAATAAAGTCTACCCATGTGGGAACTGGTTCTGTCTGGGCAAAGAATGCCTCATATGCCTGCTTCAGAAAGCGAAGGGCTTCATCTTTTTGCGCGGTTGTTGCTGCAAGATCTATGGCTAATTCTCCATAGCAGCGGGTATAGAAAATAGGAGCCACTGGATCACTGGCAGGCTGAGCGACTGAAGCCTCCTTCTGCCGGTCGCGTCGATCTCGCTCCTCGAGTAAATACCGTGCCCGTTGTGAAGCCTCCAACGCTTGCTTGTAGCGATGGCCATAGTAATGAGAGGTGGCTTGACGCCCGAGTGCTGTTACTTGCAGTGCAAGGTTGCCGGCTATGCTGCTGAACGCTTCGGCCTGCTGGGCATAAGCCACTCCCTGGGCTGGGGTGCTCAGGTGCCAGGCCAGCCGTGAACGCAACAGGAAGCCCTGGGCTGCTAGCTCGGCGGCGGCCTGACTCTGTTTGGGTGGGGCGGTTCTGGCCAGAGCCTGCAGGGTGGGCAGATAGGCGGCAACCGCCTGTTCAGCTAAGGCCAGCTCGCCCTGCCGACGCAACTGCCAGCAGGCGGCCAGGCCGGCGGCACACTGCTTCAAGATATCTTCGGTGAGGGCCGGCCCCTTCATAGCAGGGCCGGCCTGTGACAGACCCAACAATTCAATCGGCGCCAGGGCGAGCAGGCGCAGCGTCTCGCGCCGGGTTAACTCGTTCTGGTTCATAGCGTCCTTCTCCAGTTCGGTGCATAAGAGGATCTGGAGCTGCTGATAGTGGGAGTCGCTGGCGGGCCAGCGCCAGACGAGGCCCAGCAGCCGCAGGGGCAGGCACTGCAGGCGGGCAGCGGCCAGGGCGTCGGCCTCGGCAGGAGGAGAAGGAAGCGGCCCCGGCTCGACCTGGAGAGGCTCGCTGGTGGGAGGGGCCGGAGCGGGCAGGGGCAGGGAGAGGCCCAGCTCCTCATCGCGGAAGCCCAGCTCGGCGGGGGAGAGCGCGAAGAGCTGGCAGAGCTTGCGCAGGTGCAGGGGCTGGGGGACATCGCCGGCGCGCTCCCAGCGGCAGACGGTGGCCTTGCTGACGCCGACGGCCTCGGCGACTTCTTCGAGAGTGAGCAGGCGGGCACGGCGCGCACGGATCAGGGCCTGGCGGAGCGGGCCTGCTCCCTCTGAGTCCTGGCTCTGGTGCATTGCTTCTCCTTCCTTTCCACTCTAGCAGTGCTGTGTCAGAGGTACCCTGGTGGGCACCTGTCTGCTTCTCCTTGTCTTGATATTTCTCCCTGTTTCACTGGGAGATTCCCGCTCTCTGGACGAAAGCAAACGAGCATAACAGCGGCACAGGGAGAAACAGACCCGCTGGCTCCTCTTCTATCAACAGAAGAAGCGTTAGGAGCTGACTGGGCCTCTCTCCAACAGGCTAACAGTTATTGAGATAGCATCTGCTTCTCTTAAAAGAGTATAGATGAAAAGACAGGCAAAACTGGAGACAGTTTATACTCATTTCCGTGACACTGCGTTCCTTGTTCCTTCTTGTTTCCTGGAGAAACCTCACCGGGGAAACTGAATGTAACGCTCTCTATTGAGTTGAGATAACAGGAAATCGAGCGATTTGGGGTGACGATCGCCTCCCGATTCGAACCAGCTTATCTTGAGCGAAACAGCCTCTCACCTCGTGTCTGCAGCCTTCTTCTCATGCCCACTCAGATAGCAAGTGAGCAATTGGAACTGTTCCTTGCCGGTAGCGGCAGCGCCTGTTTGCTCACCTGATCCCCCCTGAAGCAAAGAGTTTTAGGGGAACAACAGCATCCACCTATAAATATCGTAACATACTCTAAGGCACCTGTCTACTCTAGAAATATGAAGAGTATTATACTGTAATATCTGGTGTAATGGTGTGCACTCCGTGCCAACCCTGCGCGGCAGTGCTCCCGGTCTCGCCCGCGAGCACAAATCGAGAGATCGAGCCGCTCGCTGCCTACACCTCCCTCGCTCCTTCCCTGGCATCTCTGGAGAATCCGCCAAACATGGGACATGATTCATCTATCTCTGGCGTTCAGATTCTCGGCGCCTCGCCCTCGCAGACTGAGGTCACCAACGCCCTCATTGCCACCCCTGACGGCCCGGCGTCCCCCTCGACCTGGCAATGGCTCTTTGAACTGCGAGCCTTACCGCCCGAAGAGCGCCTGATCAAGGCCCGGGTCCTGCAACCGACCTGGGCCGAAGCAGAGATCGACCCCTGGGCTGCCTCCAAAGGCGAAGTACAGATCGCCATCCTGGATGTGGCCCATGCGGCGATCGGTGCCTTCCCCTGGCGCGAGGTATTGCCCCGTATCCAGTGCCCCATGTTGCTGATCACCGGTGATCCCTCCCTGGCTCGCCTCTCTGCTGACCGATCGCTGACTCCTCTCACAACTGGGCAGCCGTCAGCAACTCGTTAAGCCGGGCCCGAATGGCCGCTACCCGTCGCTCTGCCTGCCCCGGGATGAGTGGAAAAGCCCTGATGTGTCCATCATCCTCCTCTTGCAATTCTGTGCCCGGGTAGAGGATAGAAGCACTGGTCACAATCCGTTTGCGCTGAAGCTGAACATTGCCAGAAGTACGCCTCAAATACTGGTATCTGATATTGATGCGATAACTGAGCATCTTATTGATATCTTGCTCCTTAGCATAGTACTGGCCGCTGGGTGAGCGCTGCCAGCGATATTTCGCATCGAATACCAGCACACGCCACGGCTCGCCCTGGCGATAGACTTCGATAGCCATATCGGGCGTCAGCGGGCCGCCGCTGGAGAGCGTCGAGACCAGCGCCGGGTCTGTTCCCACCGTTGAGGCATGAGGATAGTACGGCTCGTACTTAAAGACCACCTCTCGATCGCCTTTGACCAGCGCAATACTGGCCACGTTCTTGCGAACCTCGAATTCGAAATAGCGCTTCTCGACCTCGTAGAAGGTCGTATTCGAAACCAGGCGATAGCCACGCTCTTCCAGCAGCTCGACAGCCAGGTGGGTGATCGTAAAAACGCTCCACATCTCGTACAGTTCGCTCACTTTACGCTGGCCCAGCTCGTTGACGTAGCGCTCGGTGTTGACAACCATCAGACGCTGCTGAAACTGCAGATAGAGCTGAAAGAAGCGGCTGTAGGCGGGATGCTTTAAGAGGACCTGGGTGGCTTTGCCGGGCAAGGCTGCTGCCTGTACCGTCTTGAGAAACGGCTCGCTGCTCCAGAAAAGACAGCGCTGTCGCATCTGCTGGCACTCAGCGATCACGCGCCGTAGACGCTCTAGCAGAGCGCGGTCCTCCTCATTGTGGTAGCGCTGGTAGAGGGCCGCTCGACGTTCGGCCTCGGCCTTGGCCCGCTCCTCGATCAGGCTGAGCCTGGCCGGCAGTTGACGCTGCAAAAAGTGCTTGAGCAGGCGATTCTCATACACGTCGTAGGAGAGCTGACTCTCCTGCAGCTGCCACTCCTGCGGGAGATAGCGCACGTGCCCATAGGGACGCCGTAGCGCTGGCAGCTCCAGACAGGGACCCGGCAGCGGCTGGGCCTCACCGCTCAAGCGCGCCACAGCCTGCCAGTCGCCAGAGCGCGCCGCCGGCTGCAACCTGGAATGTGGCCGACGGCGGATCTGCAGCAGCACGGGACCTAGCTTCTCCACCAGGCCACGAATTTGCTTATAGTCATGAACAGGTGAGGTCTCCTCCAGGCGGCGCCCAAAGGCGGCCCGCTCAACGGCGGGAGAGAGCAAGCGAAACCACAGATCCAGTGAGAGCGCTGCCAGCTCGCTCTTCATCTGCTCATACAGACGCTGGGTAAGCTTCTGGGGAAAGACACGCAGCCAGGCCGTGCGCGGCGCAACGCCGGGAGCGTGGACTGTCAGGCGATAGAGGCCAGCGTAATGCTCGGGACGCCACTGCCAGAGGCCATAATGCTCGGTGTGTAACGGCACCTCGTCGATCACAATGCTGATGGGGTGCGGCGCTGAGGACGTCACCTTGATGTAACAGACACGATATTCAGAGAGATTGAGCGCTGCATTGTCATTGTCGGGGGCAAAGCTGAGGGGCTGACCGTTGATCGTCAGCCAGGCGCCATCAACGCCAGAAGCTGGTGTAGCCATCGCGTTTCAACCTGCTTTTCATCTCCCCCAAACGCTGGTGGGAGCGCGGCAACCGCTGATCGCGCGTCAGAGCCAGCAACTCATCCAGCACCCCCTCGATAACCTCTGTTCCCCGCACGCGCGGCAAAATGCGCTGCTTGATCTGCAGATCCAGCGCCACCTCTGGCTCCAACAAACCAGCGCTGTTGGCCAGGTACAGCTCGATCTCACGGACAACACGGTAGCCTATGCCGATCTCAACTCGGTTGAGAATGGCATTGATCGCCTGCAGCAGCTCACGATAGCGGGTGTCCGGCTGCTGAGCTTTGTAGCTCTGCCAGGTGAGGGCTGAGAGCGGCACGGGGTCCGGCGGGACCGTGGGCTGCGGAATCTTGTCCAGATCGATCGAGAAAAATTCGATGGTGTTGGCGCGGTCCAGCACCTTATCGCTGATGGGCTGGGTGGTCTCATCGACGTTGACAGTGCCAGTAAAGAGCAAGTTGGGCGCCAGTTGCAGCTCTGCCGGTACCGTCAGCGGCTGCCCCTGCCCCTTCAGCTCCTCGTAGAGGCGCCGGCTGACCAGGGTGATGCGTCGGTCGGCGGGACGCTCCTCTTCAAAGGCGCTGAGAAATTGCGAAAAGTAGTATTCGACATGCGCCAGGTTCATCTCATCCAGACAGAAGAAATAGAGCTCCTGCTCGTGTTCACTGGCCTCCAGCAGGAAGTCAAGGGCCGGCTCACTGATATAGCTGCCGCTCAAGGTATTGAAATACCCAAGCAAGTAGCGGTCATCGTTCCAGTTGGGGCGCACGGCCAGCCGTAGATAGCGCTCGCGCGGTACCCCCAGGGCCTCCGCATAGAGCTGCGTCAGCTTCGATTTGCCCGTCCCCGAAAGACCGGCGAGGATCACGAAAGGGCGCGTCTTCAGGCAGATGTGATAGTTATAGAGCGTTTCCTGATCGAAGTAGTAGCCTCGCGCCGAGATATAGCTGTGGATATGCTTGAGCAGAGCCTGCTCTTCTAGTCTTGATCCTCCCATCGATCCAGTAATAGCCTCCCAATCTGCTTTTGATAATGGAAAGAGAAAAATAGGACTGTAATCGTATTGCGGCGCTTCTTCCGCTACTAACGCCTTCCGGGGCGGTCTGCTCTGTGAGCTGGTCTGGTAGGTAGTGCCGTTCAATGCGTCAAGGTCAGCGGGGTGGTTATAGCGTTCTGTCACGGCGAGCGTGGCCGTCTGCGCGGGGCTGTTGACGGAGATGACGCTCAGGACCACAGGCAGCACGCCCGGTGAGGAACCTTGCTGCGCCACCAGGCAGCGATCGCCAACCTGCAGGCTGGGAGGTGGAGTCAGCTGGATCGTCAAGCGCGCCTGCCCGGCTGTGATGGCCTGCAGATAGCTACTTGTCCTGGGCAAAGAAAGCAGGAAGTACCTGGCCATGCAGTGTAGTGCCTCACCGGCTGAAGCTGTTAACGTTAGACCCCTTCGACACTAAGTGAACCATGCTAGCCCTATTCTAGGTCAGCGCTAGAGTCAACGTCAAGTGGAACGGTCATACCAGGCAGTCTTTGCTGCGAGGAGACTTGCAGCTTATAATAGGTGCTACAGGCAAGCTCTCCGGGAGGCCATGATGAACATCTTCGAGCTGCGCGAGCATCTGATCGGCGACTACGCTGCCTATGTCCGAAGCTTTCTCCAGATTCGCGATCCCCAGATTCGCGACTATGTCACGCAGGAATTTGAGCGTGGACTGCTCTGGCCGGAGCCGCTCATCCAGCTCAATCCGCGCTTCCAGCCTGGGGCCACCATCGACGAGCTGGTTGCTGAGGGCCTACTCCATCCCGACTGTGCCCGTATTTTCCGCCGCGGCAAGTCGAGCCAGGAGCCGGCGGGTTATCCGCTGCAGCTCTACCGTCACCAGGACGAAGCGATCCGCCTGGCTATCCAGGGCCACAGCTATGTCCTCACCACGGGCACAGGCTCTGGCAAAAGCCTGGCCTACATCATTCCGATCGTCAACTATGTCCTGCAGCATCCTGGCCAGCCGGGCATCAAGGCCATCGTCGTCTACCCGATGAACGCCCTGGCCAACAGCCAGAAGGGAGAGCTAGAGAAATACCTCGGCCTGGGCGCCGGCGAGCATGGAGTACGCTTTCGACGCTATACCGGCCAGGAGACTGCCGACGAGCGACGTGAAATTATTGCAAATCCCCCCGACATCTTGC
This window harbors:
- a CDS encoding McrB family protein, whose amino-acid sequence is MARYFLLSLPRTSSYLQAITAGQARLTIQLTPPPSLQVGDRCLVAQQGSSPGVLPVVLSVISVNSPAQTATLAVTERYNHPADLDALNGTTYQTSSQSRPPRKALVAEEAPQYDYSPIFLFPLSKADWEAITGSMGGSRLEEQALLKHIHSYISARGYYFDQETLYNYHICLKTRPFVILAGLSGTGKSKLTQLYAEALGVPRERYLRLAVRPNWNDDRYLLGYFNTLSGSYISEPALDFLLEASEHEQELYFFCLDEMNLAHVEYYFSQFLSAFEEERPADRRITLVSRRLYEELKGQGQPLTVPAELQLAPNLLFTGTVNVDETTQPISDKVLDRANTIEFFSIDLDKIPQPTVPPDPVPLSALTWQSYKAQQPDTRYRELLQAINAILNRVEIGIGYRVVREIELYLANSAGLLEPEVALDLQIKQRILPRVRGTEVIEGVLDELLALTRDQRLPRSHQRLGEMKSRLKRDGYTSFWR
- a CDS encoding helix-turn-helix transcriptional regulator, whose product is MHQSQDSEGAGPLRQALIRARRARLLTLEEVAEAVGVSKATVCRWERAGDVPQPLHLRKLCQLFALSPAELGFRDEELGLSLPLPAPAPPTSEPLQVEPGPLPSPPAEADALAAARLQCLPLRLLGLVWRWPASDSHYQQLQILLCTELEKDAMNQNELTRRETLRLLALAPIELLGLSQAGPAMKGPALTEDILKQCAAGLAACWQLRRQGELALAEQAVAAYLPTLQALARTAPPKQSQAAAELAAQGFLLRSRLAWHLSTPAQGVAYAQQAEAFSSIAGNLALQVTALGRQATSHYYGHRYKQALEASQRARYLLEERDRRDRQKEASVAQPASDPVAPIFYTRCYGELAIDLAATTAQKDEALRFLKQAYEAFFAQTEPVPTWVDFILSDLLLDDAYMHRELGLSQEALAACEQIEQHYQQGTVTPLGRAEALLLAVLIEASRDDQPRRLDWCLEKWQAGLAGARQLQSQQRLAEARQAYIALCAAFPGEQRLRELRELLTLT
- a CDS encoding DUF2357 domain-containing protein, yielding MATPASGVDGAWLTINGQPLSFAPDNDNAALNLSEYRVCYIKVTSSAPHPISIVIDEVPLHTEHYGLWQWRPEHYAGLYRLTVHAPGVAPRTAWLRVFPQKLTQRLYEQMKSELAALSLDLWFRLLSPAVERAAFGRRLEETSPVHDYKQIRGLVEKLGPVLLQIRRRPHSRLQPAARSGDWQAVARLSGEAQPLPGPCLELPALRRPYGHVRYLPQEWQLQESQLSYDVYENRLLKHFLQRQLPARLSLIEERAKAEAERRAALYQRYHNEEDRALLERLRRVIAECQQMRQRCLFWSSEPFLKTVQAAALPGKATQVLLKHPAYSRFFQLYLQFQQRLMVVNTERYVNELGQRKVSELYEMWSVFTITHLAVELLEERGYRLVSNTTFYEVEKRYFEFEVRKNVASIALVKGDREVVFKYEPYYPHASTVGTDPALVSTLSSGGPLTPDMAIEVYRQGEPWRVLVFDAKYRWQRSPSGQYYAKEQDINKMLSYRINIRYQYLRRTSGNVQLQRKRIVTSASILYPGTELQEEDDGHIRAFPLIPGQAERRVAAIRARLNELLTAAQL